A stretch of Rhinoderma darwinii isolate aRhiDar2 chromosome 4, aRhiDar2.hap1, whole genome shotgun sequence DNA encodes these proteins:
- the LOC142760883 gene encoding uncharacterized protein LOC142760883, translating into MPRQMDVGKLIRLVQERPEVWNTHAESYHDRTLKEAAWEQIAEALFEQEWADSRTRDRLQIVDDVKRRWRSSRDQFRREHGSGARSGDGGPQKRRYMYYDQLLFLREIMDMRPTSDTLDASEEEARPQCSQASQSAAPLVALTPEATREDPGPVASAPEAGQPDQVAPRQAAPRRRRPGNPPAAAQVDARVLEYLRRAADEDQHDFFCRSMAPLMRRVPEDRLVRLQINMLSLIDCATPPLSPGRCFTSLEHWRSVYMPSARAHVPRPSQPAPVFSQMAQYPPAPRYLSPAPMPGPVHHFPQYSIPGPSLQAHMQPQGYHPQYQPQYAVQEQAPQGRGQQSGAERSGYSSPTHAYQNL; encoded by the exons ATGCCTCGGCAGATGGATGTTGGGAAGCTCATTAGGTTAGTTCAGGAGCGGccggaggtctggaacacccatgcggagtcgtaccatgaccgcacattgaaggaggcagcatgggagcagatagcagaggcgctatttgagcaggagtgggccgacagccgcacccgtgaccggctacaaattg tggacgatgtaaagagacggtggcgcagCTCGAGGGACCAGTTCCGTCGAGAACATGGATCCGGCGCCCGTAGCGGAGATGGTGGTCCCCAAAAACGGCGCTACATGTACTACGAccagctgttgttcctgcgggaaataatggacatgcgacc aactagcgacactctggatgcttcagaagaggaggcacggcccCAGTGTAGCCAGGCGTCCCAATCCGCTGCTCCCCTGGTCGCCCTCACCCCGGAGGCCACTAGAGAGGATCCTGgtccagtcgcctcagcgcctgaagcaggacaaccggaccaagtggcacctagacaagcagcaccccgccgcagacgtCCTGGTAACCCACCCGCAGCTGCACAGGTGGACGCCCGTGTTCTTGAGTACCTGCGCCGTGCAGCCGATGAGGACCAGCATGATTTTTTTTGCCGGAGCATggcacctttgatgcggcgggtacCAGAGGATAGGTTGGTGCGGCTGCAAATAAATATGCTGTCGCTAATCGACTGTGCGACACCCCCGCTAAGTCCAGGCCGGTGCTTTACTTCTCTGGAGCACTGGCGTAGTGTATATATGCCCTCAGCGCGTGCCCATGTGCCAAggccctcccaacctgcccccgtcttctcgcagatggcgcaataccctcctgccccaagatacctctcccctgccCCAATGCCTGGGCCAGTCCATCACTTTCCTCAATACTCCATACCTGGGCCAAGTTTACAGGCTCACATGCAGCCTCAGGGTTACCACCCGCAGTATCAACCCCAATATGCTGTGCAGGAACAGGCTCCTCAGGGCCGGGGACAGCAGAGTGGTGCGGAACGGTCGGGTTACAGCTCGCCGACCCATGCCTATCAGAATCTTTAG